The Podarcis raffonei isolate rPodRaf1 chromosome 2, rPodRaf1.pri, whole genome shotgun sequence genome window below encodes:
- the LOC128409120 gene encoding oocyte zinc finger protein XlCOF6-like has product MEPVNSLGRTKKQFKCMECGMYFSHRGRLRIHQQIHTGEKPFKCIECGKSFSQSGSLRTHQRTHTGEKPFKCIECGKCFNQSGALRKHQRTHTGEKPFKCIECGKSFSGSGHLRMHQRTHTGEKPYKCIECGKTFSESGKLRMHQQTHTGEKPFECIDCGKCFSRIEHFRTHQRTHTGEKPFKCIECGKSFSERGNLRTHQRTPTGEKPFKCLDCGKCFSRIEHFRTHQRTHTGEKPFKCIDCGKSFSESGALRKHQRTHTGKKPFKCIECGKSFSGSGSLRKHQRTHTGKKPFKRIEC; this is encoded by the coding sequence ATGGAGCCTGTGAATTCattaggaagaacaaagaaacagtttaaatgcatggaatgtggcaTGTACTTTAGTCACAGGGGAAGACTGAGGATACACCAacaaattcacacaggggagaaaccatttaaatgtattgaatgtggaaagagcttcagtcaaagtggatcacttagaacacatcaacgaactcacacgggggagaaaccatttaaatgtattgaatgtggaaagtgcttcaatcaaagtggagcacttagaaaacatcaacgaactcacacgggcgagaaaccctttaaatgtattgaatgtggaaagagcttcagtggaagtggacaccttagaatgcatcaacgaactcacacgggggagaaaccatataaatgtattgaatgtggaaagaccttcagtgaaagtgggaaacttagaatgcatcaacaaactcacacaggggagaaaccatttgaatgtattgattgtggaaagtgcttcagtagaATTGAACACTTTAGAacacaccaacgaactcacacaggggagaaaccatttaaatgtattgaatgtggaaagagcttcagtgaaaggggaaaccttagaacacaccaACGAACTcccacgggggagaaaccatttaaatgtcttgattgtggaaagtgcttcagtagaATTGAACACTTTAGAacacaccaacgaactcacacaggggagaaaccatttaaatgtattgactgtggaaagagcttcagtgaaagtggagcacttagaaaacatcaacgaactcacacgggcaagaaaccatttaaatgtattgaatgtggaaagagcttcagtggaaGTGGAtcacttagaaaacatcaacggactcacactggGAAGAAGCCATTTAAACGTATTGAATGTTGA
- the LOC128409079 gene encoding tripartite motif-containing protein 10-like codes for MASYSPSTDVEDEVKCPICRDYLTDPVTLDCGHNFCHGCIQNCSDKWEEKGVGDLECPVCRAKIQKGNFRPNWDLANISEKFKLRGKELCEKHKERLHLFCRDDKELVCMFCERSPEHESHTVVLKEEVVQEYKNVMDSCLENLLEEREKILVKKAAVKRESEDLLKLTETERQKATSEFRQLRQFLKKQEKRLLNQMEKVEKEIAAKRDQLMDQLSEELSSLQRIIQEMEEKRQQPGSELLRDVRSTLQRYEKRERLGNPVDLPPELKKRISQFCATNPLLQGDMKQFKDTVFLRLAQKANVALDPATAYPRLVLSEDCKSVRWRDEYQHLPNNSERFYSDPAVLGREGFTKGSHYWEVIVGSEEMWAVGVARKSVRRKGCLALSPEGGVWAVGKRGGWYSAFNPPDNPPLSLSNKPKRIRVTLNYDGREVSFFDADTGAHLYTFLGASFSGEMLLPFFWLSGNKTQLRMA; via the exons ATGGCCTCCTATTCTCCATCCACAGATGTGGAGGATGAAGTTAAGTGCCCCATCTGCAGGGACTATCTGACAGACCCCGTGACCTTGGACTGCGGCCACAACTTCTGTCACGGCTGCATCCAGAACTGCAGCGATAAATGGGAAGAGAAGGGTGTGGGGGACTTGGAGTGTCCTGTCTGCAGAGCCAAGATCCAGAAAGGGAATTTCCGTCCCAATTGGGACCTGGCAAATATATCAGAAAAGTTTAAACTCCGAGGAAAGGAGCTATGTGAGAAACACAAGGAAAGACTCCACCTGTTCTGCAGAGATGATAAAGAATTGGTGTGCATGTTTTGTGAACGTTCCCCGGAACATGAATCACACACTGTGGTCCTCAAGGAAGAAGTTGTCCAGGAATACAAG AATGTGATGGATAGTTGCCTGGAGAATctgctggaggagagagagaaaattctggTAAAAAAAGCAGCGGTGAAAAGGGAAAGCGAAGACCTGCTG aaattaacagaaacAGAGAGGCAAAAGGCAACCAGTGAGTTCAGGCAACTGCGCCAGTTTCTCAAAAAGCAAGAGAAGCGCCTGCTGAATCAGATGGAAAAGGTGGAGAAAGAGATTGCAGCAAAAAGGGATCAGCTCATGGACCAGCTCTCTGAGGAACTCTCCTCTCTTCAAAGGATCAtccaggagatggaggagaaacgCCAGCAGCCAGGAAGTGAACTCCTCCGG GATGTGAGGAGCACCTTGCAGAG ATATGAGAAAAGAGAGAGACTAGGGAATCCAGTGGATCTCCCTCCAGAGCTGAAGAAAAGGATCTCGCAATTCTGTGCTACAAATCCCCTTCTGCAAGGTGACATGAAGCAGTTCAAAG ACACTGTATTCCTCAGACTGGCTCAGAAAG CAAATGTCGCTCTGGATCCAGCCACAGCTTATCCTCGGCTTGTCCTGTCTGAGGACTGCAAAAGCGTGAGATGGCGAGACGAGTATCAACACCTGCCCAACAATTCCGAGAGGTTCTACAGCGATCCTGCTGTGCTGGGACGTGAGGGCTTCACCAAAGGCAGCCATTACTGGGAAGTCATTGTGGGAAGTGAGGAGATGTGGGCTGTTGGGGTTGCCAGGAAGTCAGTGAGGAGAAAGGGCTGCTTAGCCTTAAGTCCTGAAGGAGGGGTCTGGGctgtggggaagaggggaggctGGTATAGTGCCTTCAACCCCCCTGACAACCCTCCACTGTCCCTGAGCAACAAGCCCAAGCGGATCCGAGTGACTCTGAACTATGATGGCAGGGAGGTGTCTTTCTTCGATGCCGACACAGGAGCCCATCTCTACACCTTCCTAGGAGCCTCCTTCTCTGGAGAGATGCTCCTCCCCTTCTTTTGGCTGTCAGGAAACAAAACCCAACTCAGGATGGCTTAA